In one Desulfallas thermosapovorans DSM 6562 genomic region, the following are encoded:
- a CDS encoding methyl-accepting chemotaxis protein, with translation MIKIKLDEIGQLKVAFSQMQKNLRQLIGEVVEKSKEAAHLAEQLSLITDQISQGATENASAAVQISSSMDDVAEKAQNVKERADRTAQLANAGKESMEDVSRQIKAMHDVTRQAVQKVYGFAEASRRITDILNLINGIAEQTNLLALNAAIEAARAGEHGRGFAVVAEEVRKLAEQSSSSTKEIETLISGISNDIEEIVKLMEESARETDHGLEVAGRASSAFQEILQSIEEVDSQVSDVAVATGEVSNAVQNIAASTQEQSATLQETASNIEQLSNMSVELEKMAGRFTI, from the coding sequence GTGATCAAGATTAAACTGGATGAAATTGGCCAACTAAAAGTTGCTTTTTCACAAATGCAAAAAAACCTGCGGCAACTAATCGGGGAAGTAGTGGAAAAATCAAAGGAAGCAGCTCATTTAGCTGAACAACTATCTTTAATAACGGACCAAATATCCCAGGGGGCAACGGAAAACGCCAGTGCGGCGGTACAGATATCATCCAGCATGGATGACGTGGCCGAAAAAGCGCAAAACGTTAAAGAAAGAGCCGACCGGACGGCACAATTAGCCAATGCAGGTAAAGAAAGCATGGAAGATGTCAGCCGGCAAATCAAGGCCATGCACGATGTTACCCGCCAGGCGGTACAAAAGGTATATGGGTTTGCCGAAGCTTCCAGAAGAATAACCGATATTTTAAATTTAATCAATGGAATTGCTGAACAAACCAACCTGTTAGCCTTAAACGCGGCTATTGAGGCCGCCAGAGCCGGTGAACACGGGCGTGGTTTTGCCGTTGTGGCGGAGGAAGTGCGCAAACTAGCCGAGCAGTCTTCCTCGTCCACCAAAGAAATAGAAACTCTTATTTCAGGCATAAGCAATGATATAGAAGAGATCGTCAAGCTTATGGAGGAATCGGCCAGGGAAACTGACCATGGCCTTGAAGTAGCCGGCCGGGCATCGTCAGCTTTTCAGGAAATTCTACAAAGTATAGAAGAAGTTGACTCGCAGGTAAGTGATGTAGCGGTTGCCACCGGTGAGGTTTCCAACGCCGTTCAAAATATAGCTGCTTCCACCCAGGAACAGAGTGCAACGCTCCAAGAAACCGCAAGCAATATTGAGCAGCTTTCCAATATGTCGGTTGAACTTGAAAAAATGGCCGGGAGGTTCACCATCTAA
- a CDS encoding type IV pili methyl-accepting chemotaxis transducer N-terminal domain-containing protein — protein sequence MLSGLSIKWKLLIPVIFILLMTVVQIFLITNMIKAQQADAARVNLAGRQRAISQKMTKETLNYIIQQDGLIAEKQAAEMETLEKSLKTLINGGTIELSGRTVLIEPTQNEAILSALNEAEQYWEMNKHIFTEALIQPTPAAVTEINNASSGLLERFDKIAGMYETASNEMVRRNMIFIYTGLSFFLLIAAAAWYYVQRNFVRPLLFLRDTANKIAAGDLSQLAD from the coding sequence ATGCTATCCGGGCTTAGCATCAAATGGAAACTACTAATACCTGTTATATTTATCTTGTTGATGACAGTGGTCCAGATATTTTTGATCACTAACATGATTAAAGCCCAGCAAGCGGATGCAGCGCGCGTCAATCTAGCCGGGCGACAAAGGGCCATCAGCCAGAAAATGACCAAAGAAACACTTAATTATATTATTCAACAGGACGGCTTAATAGCCGAAAAACAGGCGGCGGAAATGGAAACGCTGGAAAAATCATTAAAAACATTGATTAACGGCGGAACCATAGAATTAAGCGGGCGGACTGTATTAATAGAGCCCACGCAAAATGAAGCAATTCTCTCGGCCCTGAATGAAGCCGAACAATATTGGGAAATGAACAAACACATTTTTACTGAAGCACTGATCCAGCCCACACCCGCAGCAGTGACGGAAATTAACAATGCCTCTTCCGGCCTGTTGGAACGCTTTGATAAAATTGCAGGCATGTATGAAACAGCCAGCAATGAAATGGTCAGGCGCAATATGATATTTATTTATACCGGGCTGTCTTTCTTTTTATTAATTGCAGCGGCCGCCTGGTATTATGTGCAGAGAAATTTTGTCCGGCCGCTGCTGTTTTTAAGAGATACAGCCAATAAAATTGCCGCCGGGGATTTATCACAGTTGGCAGATTAA
- the trpE gene encoding anthranilate synthase component I — translation MIKPGLEDYLTLARQYNLIPVYTEFIADTETPITLFIKLAQNGTACLLESVEGGRHLGRYSFIALDPLLVYESTGGRGKITYPGSITRPAGGSPFKTLHDLLQYYRVPPVAGLPRFYGGAVGYMAYDAVRSLESLPGTPRDEMNLPDCLQFFPGTVAVFDHVRHTVTLVANCPLDGTDPTRVYHRAVQKLARLRQALEKPLPAPGRFTLQGEIRVDLPDGEFCRRVKQALEYIRSGEVIQVVLSRRYAMGFNGDDLAVYRRLRSVNPSPYMYYLKVGDIRVIGSSPEMLVRVENGVITTCPIAGTRPRGDSPAREEELARELLADEKERAEHLMLVDLGRNDLGRVCRPGTVKVPRFMDIEYFSHVMHIVSRVEGKLLPGTGALEALASCFPAGTVSGAPKVRAMQIIDELEPYRRGVYAGAVGYLGFNGNMDTAIAIRTLVIKDRTVYIQAGAGIVADSRPLNECAEIASKARAMFKTLGLGEERLVAG, via the coding sequence ATGATCAAGCCCGGTTTGGAAGATTACCTGACTTTAGCCCGGCAGTATAACCTGATTCCCGTATATACCGAGTTTATTGCCGATACCGAAACACCTATTACCCTGTTTATCAAGCTGGCCCAAAATGGTACGGCCTGTTTGCTGGAAAGCGTTGAAGGAGGACGGCACCTGGGGCGTTATTCCTTTATAGCCCTTGACCCGCTACTGGTTTACGAGTCCACCGGGGGCCGGGGAAAGATTACCTATCCAGGCTCGATAACCAGGCCGGCGGGCGGGTCGCCCTTTAAAACGCTGCATGACTTGTTACAATACTACCGGGTGCCGCCCGTGGCGGGATTGCCCCGCTTTTACGGCGGTGCAGTGGGCTACATGGCCTATGATGCGGTGCGTTCACTGGAAAGCCTGCCCGGGACACCCCGGGATGAAATGAATTTGCCCGATTGCTTGCAGTTTTTCCCCGGAACGGTGGCTGTTTTTGACCACGTGCGCCACACCGTAACTTTGGTGGCTAACTGTCCCCTGGACGGCACCGACCCCACCCGGGTATACCACCGGGCCGTGCAAAAACTGGCCCGGTTGCGTCAAGCCTTGGAAAAGCCGCTGCCTGCCCCGGGGAGATTTACCCTGCAGGGAGAAATCCGTGTGGATTTACCCGATGGCGAGTTTTGCCGGCGGGTGAAGCAAGCCCTGGAATATATCCGCTCTGGTGAAGTTATCCAGGTGGTGCTGTCGCGGCGCTATGCCATGGGTTTTAATGGTGACGACCTGGCGGTTTACCGGCGGTTGAGGAGTGTAAACCCTTCCCCATACATGTATTATTTAAAGGTGGGAGATATCAGGGTGATTGGCTCTTCACCGGAAATGCTGGTGCGGGTGGAGAATGGTGTGATAACCACCTGTCCCATTGCCGGTACCCGCCCCCGGGGCGACAGCCCGGCACGGGAAGAAGAACTGGCCCGGGAACTGCTGGCGGATGAAAAGGAAAGGGCGGAACACCTGATGCTGGTTGACCTGGGGCGCAACGACCTGGGGCGGGTCTGCCGGCCGGGTACCGTTAAAGTGCCCCGGTTTATGGACATTGAATATTTTTCCCACGTTATGCATATTGTTTCCCGGGTGGAGGGTAAGCTGTTGCCCGGTACCGGTGCCCTGGAGGCGCTGGCTTCCTGTTTCCCGGCCGGAACCGTCAGCGGGGCCCCCAAGGTTAGGGCCATGCAGATCATTGATGAACTGGAACCCTACCGCCGGGGTGTTTACGCTGGTGCCGTCGGGTATCTGGGCTTTAACGGTAATATGGATACTGCCATTGCCATCCGTACGCTGGTGATTAAAGACCGTACCGTATATATTCAAGCCGGAGCGGGTATCGTGGCCGACTCCCGTCCCTTAAACGAGTGTGCGGAGATAGCCAGTAAAGCCCGGGCTATGTTCAAGACGCTGGGGTTGGGGGAAGAAAGGTTGGTCGCCGGGTGA
- a CDS encoding late competence development ComFB family protein yields MRLVNVMELLVFEIIDELIEQNNVCNCTRCRLDIAAIALNNLPPTYVVTAEGESVKSSLAQYRIDALQMVNRAVKIVKKSPHH; encoded by the coding sequence ATGCGCCTTGTCAACGTAATGGAATTGCTGGTATTTGAGATAATTGACGAGCTAATAGAACAAAATAATGTTTGCAACTGTACCAGGTGCAGGCTGGATATTGCGGCCATCGCCCTGAACAACCTGCCGCCCACCTATGTTGTTACCGCAGAAGGTGAAAGCGTTAAATCCAGCCTGGCCCAGTACCGCATAGACGCTTTACAAATGGTAAACAGGGCGGTTAAAATTGTCAAAAAAAGCCCGCACCATTAA